Proteins from one Longimicrobium terrae genomic window:
- a CDS encoding metallophosphoesterase, giving the protein MSSANVLDVRGLDWGAVADAVANAIDGERAERIIARMEERLAGGGPLGLAFEESAAGPDDKAIQVGEDWPVGEVWFVGDLHGDLLALEAALQHIDRSGGGPDSRIVFLGDLFDDGIHAAEVVLRVFELLLDGPMRITVVTGNHDEGLTFRDGRFESSVIPSDFTDWLNEQSGSGHPWADRLGRVIIRFFARAPRALFFPDGLLVAHGGIPHTDLHAELAEKGDFNDPRVLQDFVWLRAHPRARKRIPNRTTRGSEFGREDFAAFCALATRLGRPLSRMLRGHDHVEDRFADFPAWSAHPALTINTLGHRLPREVFGPYERVPVIARWVRGELPEVRRLFIPPELTRQVYPEPAAAEEGS; this is encoded by the coding sequence GTGAGTTCGGCCAACGTGCTGGACGTGCGCGGGCTGGACTGGGGCGCCGTCGCGGACGCGGTGGCCAACGCCATCGACGGAGAGCGCGCGGAGCGCATCATCGCGCGGATGGAGGAGCGGCTGGCGGGCGGCGGGCCGCTGGGGCTGGCGTTCGAGGAGTCCGCCGCCGGCCCGGACGACAAGGCCATCCAGGTGGGCGAGGACTGGCCCGTGGGCGAGGTGTGGTTCGTGGGCGACCTGCACGGCGACCTGCTGGCGCTGGAGGCCGCGCTGCAGCACATCGACCGCAGCGGCGGCGGCCCGGATTCGCGCATCGTCTTTCTGGGCGACCTGTTCGATGATGGCATCCACGCGGCGGAAGTCGTGCTGCGCGTCTTTGAGCTCCTGCTGGACGGGCCGATGCGCATCACCGTCGTCACCGGCAACCACGACGAGGGACTGACGTTCCGCGACGGGCGGTTCGAGTCCAGCGTCATTCCGTCGGACTTTACCGACTGGCTGAACGAGCAGTCCGGTTCCGGCCACCCGTGGGCCGATCGGCTGGGGCGCGTGATCATCCGCTTCTTTGCGCGCGCTCCGCGGGCCCTCTTCTTTCCCGACGGGCTGCTGGTGGCGCACGGCGGCATTCCGCACACGGATCTGCACGCGGAGCTGGCGGAAAAGGGGGACTTCAACGATCCGCGCGTGCTGCAGGACTTTGTGTGGCTGCGGGCGCATCCGCGGGCCCGCAAGCGCATTCCCAACCGCACCACGCGCGGCAGCGAGTTCGGCCGCGAGGACTTTGCGGCGTTCTGCGCACTCGCCACGCGCCTGGGCCGTCCCTTGAGCCGCATGCTGCGCGGGCACGACCACGTGGAGGACCGCTTCGCGGACTTTCCCGCGTGGAGCGCGCATCCCGCGCTCACCATCAACACGCTGGGCCACCGCCTGCCGCGCGAGGTGTTCGGCCCGTACGAGCGCGTTCCGGTAATCGCGCGCTGGGTGCGCGGCGAGCTGCCGGAGGTGCGGCGCCTGTTCATTCCGCCGGAGCTGACGCGGCAGGTGTATCCCGAGCCCGCCGCCGCGGAGGAAGGCTCGTGA
- a CDS encoding ferritin-like domain-containing protein, giving the protein MHKKDGDQDEPMVIGSATELMFPATRRSFVRTLLAGGTVVMLPSVFGACERREITIPGYDGPTDGPDPVTGVSFDLRSDVGIFRLLHANEQLEAAFYTAVVSSAAFSSFTADEREVFVDLRDTEIIHREFVRTALGSQALPDLRGSINMTTLNSILSSKASIIASARLFEHVGVAALNGAGKYLQDARNLLVAGKFASVEARHAAALRDMAPPAGVNANTSFAGDDIIDGTGRDVKLEAGAVLAKLASTNLLLAGTLAAAPISNAPSAAQGVATADFFPVNP; this is encoded by the coding sequence ATGCACAAGAAAGACGGGGATCAGGACGAACCGATGGTGATCGGCAGTGCGACGGAGCTGATGTTTCCCGCCACGCGACGGTCGTTCGTGCGGACGCTGCTGGCCGGCGGAACGGTGGTGATGCTGCCGTCCGTGTTTGGCGCCTGCGAGCGGCGGGAAATCACCATTCCGGGCTACGACGGGCCTACCGACGGGCCGGACCCGGTGACGGGCGTTTCGTTCGACCTGCGGTCGGACGTGGGCATCTTTCGCCTGCTGCACGCCAACGAGCAGCTGGAAGCCGCTTTCTACACCGCGGTGGTGAGCAGCGCCGCCTTCAGCAGCTTTACGGCGGACGAGCGCGAAGTGTTCGTGGACCTGCGCGACACCGAGATCATCCACCGCGAGTTCGTGCGTACGGCGCTGGGCAGCCAGGCGCTTCCGGACCTGCGCGGCTCCATCAACATGACCACGCTGAACAGCATTCTGTCCAGCAAGGCCAGCATCATCGCCTCGGCGCGTCTGTTCGAGCACGTGGGCGTGGCGGCGCTGAACGGTGCCGGCAAGTATCTGCAGGATGCCCGCAACCTGCTGGTGGCGGGCAAGTTCGCTTCGGTTGAGGCGCGTCACGCGGCCGCCCTGCGCGACATGGCGCCGCCGGCCGGAGTGAACGCGAACACCTCGTTCGCGGGCGACGACATCATCGACGGAACCGGACGCGACGTGAAGCTGGAAGCCGGCGCGGTGCTCGCCAAGCTGGCGTCCACCAACCTGCTCCTGGCCGGCACGCTGGCGGCGGCGCCCATCAGCAACGCCCCCTCGGCGGCGCAGGGTGTGGCCACGGCCGATTTCTTCCCCGTCAACCCGTAA
- a CDS encoding ferritin-like domain-containing protein gives MQQSLLEGIDPEIMDEVVSRRDLFRRGASMSRMVAQGLAMGSVPVALAALAKDAFGQAPADVLDVLNFAFILENLENEFYKAVLGTSALAAQNNAFTTVRALIPASARESLGQIQKHEQQHVDFLKAVIPQFGGTPAAMSAADFDFTGGNGSGTGPFARATTELNFLLVATQAFEDTGVRAYKGQAGRLLINGNNNADIALESALRIHSVEARHAAKIRRIRRGINPTDTTLRLSGYVRGGGAAAAGAGNIANPPAEVVAALNAIYGGATSESNTQHVVFNGTSAVTIDAATLSNLDVIGDSTARTNAATQAFDEPLTKDEVIAIVRNFIKDDAARGLP, from the coding sequence ATGCAGCAATCCCTGCTTGAGGGGATCGACCCGGAGATCATGGACGAGGTTGTGTCGCGGCGGGACCTGTTCCGCCGTGGCGCGTCGATGAGCCGGATGGTGGCGCAGGGCCTGGCGATGGGCTCGGTGCCCGTGGCGCTGGCCGCGCTGGCCAAGGACGCGTTCGGCCAGGCGCCCGCCGACGTGCTGGACGTGCTGAACTTTGCGTTCATCCTGGAAAACCTGGAGAACGAGTTCTACAAGGCGGTGCTGGGAACCAGCGCACTGGCCGCGCAGAACAACGCGTTCACCACGGTGCGCGCGCTGATTCCGGCCTCGGCGCGCGAGTCGCTGGGGCAGATTCAGAAGCACGAGCAGCAGCACGTGGACTTCCTGAAGGCCGTGATTCCGCAGTTTGGCGGAACGCCGGCGGCCATGTCGGCGGCGGACTTCGACTTCACGGGCGGCAACGGCAGCGGCACCGGGCCGTTCGCGCGGGCCACCACCGAGCTGAACTTTCTGCTCGTGGCCACGCAGGCGTTTGAAGACACCGGCGTGCGGGCCTACAAGGGCCAGGCCGGACGCCTGCTGATCAACGGCAACAACAACGCCGACATCGCGCTGGAATCGGCGCTGCGCATCCACTCGGTGGAAGCGCGCCACGCGGCCAAGATCCGCCGCATCCGCCGCGGGATCAACCCCACGGACACCACGCTGCGGCTGAGCGGGTACGTTCGCGGCGGCGGCGCGGCGGCGGCGGGCGCGGGCAACATCGCCAATCCGCCGGCCGAGGTGGTGGCCGCGCTGAACGCGATCTACGGCGGCGCCACGTCGGAAAGCAACACGCAGCACGTGGTGTTCAACGGCACGTCGGCGGTCACGATCGACGCGGCGACGCTGAGCAACCTGGACGTGATCGGCGATTCCACGGCGCGCACGAATGCGGCGACGCAGGCGTTTGACGAGCCGCTGACCAAGGACGAGGTGATCGCCATCGTCCGCAACTTCATCAAGGACGACGCCGCCCGCGGTCTTCCCTGA